In one Triplophysa rosa linkage group LG13, Trosa_1v2, whole genome shotgun sequence genomic region, the following are encoded:
- the slc16a2 gene encoding monocarboxylate transporter 8 has translation MHPESHDNSPEGGSGTPGPEVSTPEPQTGHDEQPASSAMEQNPENKEECEESEQNIVPEDSTVQLIQTPPGAHPGRGFVPPEGGFGWVVVFAATWCNGSIFGIQNSFGILHTMLVKDHEDLADHTSQFKVAWVGALAMGMIFFCSPVVSMFTDHFGCRKTAVCGAFVAFIGLLTSSFATTLALRYFTYGILFGCGSSFAFQPSLVILGHYFRKRLGLANGVVTAGSSLFSMGLPVLLKEVVGPLGLSRTFQTLSLFMLVQTLLALTFRPLMPSGMCPMPGMGMEGGPAPGSESASRWQKGLAKMRKYFNVRVFSVLAYRLWAFGVATAVLGYFVPYVHLINFVREKFGDTQKEWILLVCIGASSGVGRLLFGKIGDLIPGAKKIYMQVASFIILGVMSMMIPQCAVFEGLVVVLVLMGLCDGCFITIMAPIAFELVGPMQASQAIGYLLGLMALPMTAGPPIAGILRDHFGTYHVAFYLAGVPPVVGGIVMFFVPLVHQRSQRRREETNDPSMDKMLKSCSNGDMLPGYTDMETHI, from the exons ATGCACCCGGAAAGCCATGATAACAGTCCAGAAGGAGGCAGTGGGACCCCCGGTCCGGAGGTATCGACCCCTGAACCCCAGACCGGACACGACGAACAGCCCGCTTCGTCTGCAATGGAGCAAAACCCAGAGAACAAAGAGGAATGCGAGGAATCGGAGCAGAATATTGTCCCGGAGGACAGCACGGTTCAGCTGATACAGACGCCGCCCGGCGCACACCCGGGACGCGGTTTCGTGCCGCCCGAGGGAGGATTCGGCTGGGTGGTGGTGTTCGCCGCTACTTGGTGCAACGGCTCGATATTCGGCATACAGAACTCGTTTGGTATTCTGCACACGATGCTGGTGAAAGACCACGAGGATCTCGCGGACCACACGTCACAGTTTAAAGTGG catGGGTCGGAGCTCTGGCGATGGGGATGATATTTTTCTGCTCTCCTGTGGTCAGTATGTTTACTGATCATTTCGGCTGCCGGAAGACGGCGGTCTGCGGAGCGTTCGTGGCTTTTATTGGTCTGCTTACCAGCTCCTTTGCAAc CACGCTGGCTCTTCGCTACTTCACATATGGAATACTGTTCGGCTGCGGATCCTCGTTCGCTTTTCAGCCGTCTCTGGTGATACTGGGGCATTATTTCCGGAAAAGGCTGGGCCTGGCCAATGGCGTCGTGACGGCGGGCAGCAGCCTCTTCTCGATGGGGCTTCCAGTGCTCCTGAAGGAAGTGGTGGGACCGCTGGGTCTCTCCAGAACCTTCCAGACCCTCAGCCTCTTCATGCTGGTCCAGACGCTGCTGGCCCTCACCTTCCGTCCGCTCATGCCCAGCGGGATGTGTCCGATGCCAGGCATGGGGATGGAGGGAGGTCCCGCGCCCGGCTCGGAGTCGGCGAGCAGGTGGCAAAAGGGCCTGGCGAAAATGAGGAAGTACTTTAACGTCCGAGTGTTCAGCGTGCTGGCCTATCGGCTGTGGGCGTTCGGCGTCGCCACGGCCGTGCTGGGATACTTTGTGCCGTACGTACACCTG ATTAATTTTGTGCGGGAGAAGTTTGGAGACACTCAGAAGGAGTGGATTCTGCTGGTGTGTATTGGAGCTTCATCTGGGGTCGGCCGACTGCTTTTTGGGAAAATTGGAGACCTCATACCCGGAGCAAAGAAAATCTACATGCAG GTGGCGTCGTTCATAATTCTGGGCGTGATGTCCATGATGATTCCTCAGTGTGCGGTGTTTGAAGGTCTGGTTGTGGTTCTTGTGTTGATGGGACTTTGCGATGGCTGTTTCATCACTATCATGGCCCCCATCGCCTTCGAGTTGGTCGGGCCCATGCAGGCGTCTCAAGCCATCGGCTACCTCCTGGGTCTCATGGCCTTACCCATGACGGCCGGACCACCCATTGCAG GCATCCTCCGCGATCATTTTGGGACCTATCACGTGGCGTTTTATCTGGCCGGCGTTCCTCCGGTGGTCGGGGGCATCGTGATGTTTTTCGTGCCTCTGGTTCACCAGCGCTCGCAGAGACGCCGTGAAGAGACGAATGACCCGAGCATGGACAAGATGCTGAAGAGCTGCTCTAATGGAGACATGCTGCCGGGATACACAGACATGGAGACACACATATGA